The following nucleotide sequence is from Dehalogenimonas formicexedens.
GGCAGCGGCGGCGTTTTGGCTTCCTCTTCTTCGTCACGGCCTTCGGTGTAGAGCGCCATAAAACCCGGAAAGGTGTTCCTGGAGCTCTGCGCTCTAAGGGTGTAGCGGGTTTTGGACGGCGTTTTTCTGGCATCGATATCGATGGTGACGTTTTCAAAAACGGCGGCGGCCATCTGCGAGGCGACCATGCGCTGCCAGATCAGCTGATAGAGTTTGAACTGATTGGGTTCCAGGTATTCTTTAATGGCTGCCGGTTCCCGCCGGGTGCTGGTGGGGCGAATGGCTTCATGGGCTTCCTGCGCGCCCTTGACCTGGCGGGCGAAAAGGCGCGCGGTCTTCGGGAGAAAGCCGGAACCGAATTTTTCGGCGATAAAATCCCGGGTCTCCGCGATGGCCGAAGCCGCCACGTGGGTTGAGTCGGTACGCATGTAGGTGATCAGGCCGACGCTGCCCTCGGCGCCTACGGGAAGACCTTCATAAAGCTGCTGGGCCACGGCCATCGTCTGCCTGGCGGAAAACCGCAGCTTGCGGTAGGCTTCCTGCTGCAAGCTGCTGGTAATGAAGGGCGGCGCCGGTTGGCGGGGCGAATCCTTGGAGGTCACCCTGGCCACAGAGTACTCCGCCGGTTTCAAGTCTGCCACGATGTCTGAAGCCGCAGTCCCGGTGCCTATGGAAATCTTTTTCTTATCACCTGATCCGATGAGGATGGCTTTGAAACTTTTCGGCGTGGAAGGAACCAGCTTTGAAAGCTCGGCCTCGATGGTCCAATATTCGTCGGCCTTAAAGCCCAGGATCTCGCGTTCTCGATCAACGATAATCCTCAACGCCACGGATTGGACCCGTCCCGCCGACAGACCCCGGCGCACTTTCTGCCAAAGGAGCGGCGATAACTTGTAGCCCACCAAACGATCGAGGATCCGGCGCGCCTGCTGGGCGTTAACCAGGTTCATGTTGACCTCACGCGGCGATTTGAAGGCGGCCGCGATGGCTTCCCTGGTGATTTCGTGGAAGGTGACTCTCCGGCAGGGCACCGATGGGGTGCAGGCGGCCTCTTTCAGGTGCCAGGCAATGGCTTCGCCTTCACGGTCGGGGTCTGTAGCCAGGTATACCGCTCCGGCTTTTTTAGCCGCTTCCTTGAGTTCTTTGAGGATAGCGAGCTTGTCCCGCATGTTGAGATATTGCGGGTTAAAGTCATGATCGACGTCCACGCCGAGTTTGCTCTTGGGCAGATCGCGGACATGGCCCATCGATGCTTTGAGAGTGTATCCTGACCCGAGAAATTTCGCGAGCGTCCGCGCTTTCGCCGGGGACTCCACGATTACCAGCTTCTTATCGGTTGCCATATATTAACTCAAGTTCTCCTTAATCTGGCGCGTCCGGCAGTAGTTCATACCGCCAGTTTGTTTGACCATGCCTTTGAGTTCCATCATCGCAAGAGTACTGCTTACCAAGGGAGTTGGCATTCCGGAAGAACGGCAGATTTCATCGATATGGACCGGCTCGACGCCCAGGTACTTTATAAGTTGTTGCTCAGTGTCATTTTCCGGCAAGACTTCTTTGAATTCAAGCTGGCCGGCAACAGCTCTGACATTGAGTTCCTCCAACACATCTCCAGCCCTGCGGACCAGCTTGGCGCCCTGCTGGATCAGCCGGTTGGTTCCCGAGCTTTGGGGCGACAGGATGCTGCCCGGTACCGCAAAGACCTCACGGTCCTGTTCAAGGGCATAATCCGCGGTGATGAGGGCGCCGGAACCTTCGCCGGCTTCAGTGACCAGTGTGCCTAGGGTTAGTCCGGAAAGTATCCGGTTGCGACGGGGAAAATTCTCCGGGCGCGGCCCCGCGTCAATAGCACACTCTGAAATCAGAGCCCCGTTTTCCAATATTTGTTTGGCCAGCGCGGCGTTTTCCGAAGGGTAGATGATATTAACGCCGCTTCCCATGACCGCGATGGTGCGGCCGCCGTTTTTAATAGCGGTCTGATGAGCGATGGTGTCTATGCCCCGGGCCAGTCCGCTGGCGATAGTGATACGGTTGCGGGTCAGTTCAGTCACAAGTTCTTCGGTAACCTGGCGGCCGTAGACGGTGGGTTTTCTGGTGCCGACAACGGCCACCGACAGTTCATCCTCCGGCAAAATCCCGCCCTTTACATAAAGTACCGGGGGATAATCGTAAATCTCTTTGAGGCGGGAAGGGTAGCCTTTGTCAGCGACGGTCAACACCTGAACGCCGGAGTTAGCCGCTTTTTCCAGTTCACGCTCAGGATCGATCCTCGGACGCCAGTAGGCGATAGCCTTGAGGGTGCCGGAATCGATGCCGGACATTGCCAGTTCCGGCACCTCGGCCCGCCAGGCGGTTGCCAGATCACCAAAGTGGTTTTCCAATAGAGATAAGCGTACCCGCCCGATACCCGGGATGAGACTAAACCCTACATGGCAGGCGGTTAAAGACAGCTCGCTCAAAGCGGCGCAATTCTAGCACGGGGAAAGAAAATAGAAAAAGTAGCCGGGTCTGCGAACATTCCGTTGAATAATCATTCAAAAAGTGCTATAACACTGACTAATTTGAGCTTGAGGTGAACGTAAGCGCAATGACCGATAATCGTCTAAAACCTGATTACGCCCGCCGGGTTGTCATTACCGGAATCGGCATGGTCAGCCCGCTGGGACTGGATACCGCTACTACCTGGGACGGTCTTACCAACGGTAAAAACGGCATCGAGAACCTGACGCTTTTCGACGCGTCGCCTCTCGAGACCCATTTTGGCGGGGAGTGCAAGGGTTTTGAGCCGGGAAACTATATCAACAAGAAAGACGTTCGCCGCATGGACCGGTTCGCGCAACTGGCCGTTGCCGCGGCGAGGATGGCGGTCGACGAATCGAAGATCGACGTCGCCGCCAGGGGCGATGAGATCGGCGTTATCGTCGGTTCCGGAATCGGCGGACTGACCACCCTGTTCGATCAGGCTCGCGTTTACATCGAGAAAGGACCTTCCAAAGTCAGCCCTTTCCTTATCCCGATGATGATCTCCGATATTGCCGCGGCGCAGATCGCCATTTCAATGGGTCTTAAAGGTCCTAACTTCTGCACAACCTCGGCTTGTTCTTCCGGCTCCGACGCCATCGGCACCGCCTACGAAAGCATCCGAGAAGGCCGAGCCGATACCATGCTGGCCGGCGGCAGCGAGAGCGGTATGAACCTGCTGGCTTTTGCCGCCTTCAACGCCCTGAATGCCCTTTCGACGGCCAATGACGACCCGCATCACGCCTCCCGGCCTTTCGATGCCGGCCGAACCGGATTCGTCATGAGCGAGGGCGCCACGGTGGTCGTCCTCGAGGAACTCAATACCGCGCTTGCCCGCGGCGCAAACATCTATGCCGAGGTTATTGGTTATGGTTCTTCCTGCGACGCCTTCCATATCGTCCAGCCCATCGAAACCGGGGAAGGCGCTGCCAGGGCAATGAGAATGGCGATCAAGCGGGCCGGTATCGATCCGACCGAAATCGACTACATCAACGCGCACGGCACGTCGACGCAATTGAACGACAAAATGGAGACATCGGCTATAAAGCAAGTATTAGGCGATCACGCCTATAAAGTCTCCATATCTTCAACCAAGTCGATGCTGGGTCACCTGATCGGCGGCGCCGGCGCTATTGAATGCGCCATCTGCGCGCTTACCATAAAAAATGGTATAATCCCGCCGACGATCAACTACACAACACCCGATCCGGATTGCGATCTTGATTACACGCCCAATGTGGCTAAGCATAAAGAGGTGCGGACGACCCTGTCGAACTCCTTCGGGTTCGGCGGCCACAACTCCGTGCTCATTCTGCGAAAATACGAGTAGGGGTTTTCTTTGCGCGGCGCCCGCTGGCAGGTAGCTTCAACCGAAGTGCCTCCCGAACTTGCCGGGCGCTACCCGGCGCTGATGGTCCGGATCATGGCCGGCCGCGGCATCAGGACCCTTGAAGCTGCTGAATTGTTCCTCGCCGGGGATGCCCGGTTGTCCCATGACCCGATGCTCTTGCCTGATATTCATCCGGCGATGGCCCGGATTTACCGGGCTATCCTGACGGGAGAACGCATCGCCGTCTATGGAGACTTCGACACCGACGGCATCACGGCGACGGCGCTCATGGTCACCGGGCTCAGGTGTCTCGGCGCTGAGGTCAAACCGTACATTCCGCATCGGCTTACTGAGGGCTACGGCTTGAAAACCGAGGCTTTAAAGAAGCTTGCCGACGAAGGCGTTACCCTGGTGGTCAGCGTTGACTGCGGTATCACCGCGGTAAACGAGGTCAAGGCTGCCAGGGGACTGGGATTGGACATTGTCGTCACCGATCACCATTTACCTTTGGAAGCGCTGCCTCCCGCGGTGGCGGTTATCGACCCCAAACGCGCTGATTCTTCCTACCCTTTTCAGGAACTCGCGGGTGTCGGCGTCGCTTTCAAGGTCGTCGAAGCCCTTTTCGCGGGGATGGGCAGACCCCTGCCGAAAGAGCATTTCCTCGAGTTGACCGCGATAGGCACCATCGCCGATATCATGCCGCTGACAGGCGAGAACCGTTATCTGGTCAAAGAGGGATTGAAACACCTCAACGATCATCCGTCGCCCGGGCTGCAGCAAATCATCAACCTCTCCCACCTCCGCGCCGGGCAACTGAACTCGGAGAGCATTTCCTGGACGGTAGCTCCCAGGCTCAACGCCGCCGGCCGGCTGGAACATGCCATGGCCGGATACGAACTGTTGATGGCGCCATCCGCCGCCGAGGCGGGTGACCTGGCTGCGATGCTCGAAGACCGCAACGCTGAACGCCAGCGGCTGACCGCAAAGTTTGTCACCCGGGCACGGGAAAAGGTCCTGTCCGGTCCGCTGCCACTGCTGCTTTTCGTTGAGGACGAAGAGTGTCCCCCCGGCATCCTGGGCCTGGTCGCCGGGCGGCTGACCGATGAATTCTATCGCCCCAGTATCGTCGTCCGCCGCGAAGACGGGGCGGCTATCGCCAGCTGCCGCTCAATTCCCGGTTTCAACATCACCGAAGCCATCGACCGCTGCGGTCACCTTCTAAGCCATTACGGCGGTCACGCCCAGGCCGCGGGTTTTAGCTTGGGCTCCGAAAAATTGCCGGAACTCTCACGGCTCATCTCCGAAATCGCGGCCAAGCAGATGGCGAGCGTCGATCTTCAGCCCATACTCATGATCGACGCCGAAGCCCGGCTGCATGAACTGGGCGGCAACATGTACCAGGTACTGAACCGGCTTGCGCCGTTCGGCGAAGGCAACCGACCGCCGCTGTTCGTGTCGAAATGCGTCACTGTCACCGATTACAGGACCATGGGTGCCAACCAGGAACATATCAAAATGCGTCTCACCCAGGGTGGCGCGGTATGGGAGGCGGTAGCCTTCCGCCAAGCCGAGGAGTTGAAAAAAGTTCTTCCCGATCCGGTGGATGTGGTATATAATCTGGAACTTGACAAGTTCAACGGCCGGGAAACACTTCGACTGAATATCGTGGATTTCGCGCCGGCGAGCTGAGACAAAATAGTCCTTTATGGATAATACGATGGCAATAATACTTGCCCTGGCGGCAGCCTATCTGGTTGGCAGCGTCCCGCTTGCCTATCTCATGGGTCGATGGATAAAGCACATCGACATCCGTCAGGTGGGCTCCAAAAACATGGGCACGATGAATACCTTTTACGAGGTCGGATTCCTGCCCGGTCTTCTGGTCATGACTTTCGACATCGGCAAGGGAGCCGTGGCAATCGCCATCGCAAGGGCGCTCGACACCCCCCAGCTTGTGGAACTGCTGGCCGGGGTCTTTGCCGTTCTGGGGCACGTGCTGCCCGTATGGCTGAAGTTCAAGGGCGGCAAAGGCGGGGCGACGTGTATCGGGGCGCTGGTGTTCCTCATGCCCTGGGGGGTCCCGATCTACGCGGCGGCTTTTGGCTTGTTCCTTCTCATCACCCGGTTCCCCACCTTCAGCTACAGCGCCGCGTTTGTGATTTTCCCGGTTATCGGCTGGTTGATCTACCACTCGGTGGTGTTCGTGATCTATCCGGCGGTGTTGCTGGCCATTCCCGGCTTCCAATACATCGTCAGGGTCAAGCAGATCGGGGAGAAATCAACCAGCCTGAAAGACGCTATCTTCCGGAAGAGCCTGCGGGACAGGCGCTAGCCTTGCGTTCCTGAAGATTTCTTCTTCCCCGGTCCGTAGTAACTGGGATAAAGTTTCTCAAGGCATTCCGGACAGATACCGTGGGTGAACTCCGCCTCGGAGTGGGTGCTGATATATTTCTCCACGGAACTCCAGTAGCCGTTGTCGTCACGGATCTTCTTGCAGTTGGCGCAGATGGGGAGGAGGCCGGATAGCATCTTCACCTGGGCCAGGGCCTCTCTCAGTTCGCCCTCTACCTTGCGCCGCTCGACGATGTCCTTCTCCAGAGCAAGGTTGGATTTGGTGAGGTCCATAGTCCTGTCCTTCACCTTGTCTTCCAGGGTGTGCTGGTATTCGATGAGGCGTTTCTTGCCATTTTCGTAGGCGTTGATCAGAAATACCTCGGCCAGGCCGATAAGGCCGATGATGATCATTTCCAGAAGCAGGTTCGGGTGCCAGTTGGCCGAAAGATAGACCACCGAGTACGGGATTGTTACCGCGCCGAGGATTCCCCAGAAGAACAACCCGAGCGAGAAGCCGAAACGCCAAGTGGCGAGGGCAATGACGGACAGGTAGAGCACCTGCTGTAGGGCAAACAGGGTCAACTGGAACTCGTCGACGGAGAGGGCGGCGCTGCCGCGGATGAAATCGGCGTAGACCGTGACCACAAACAGCACGCCGAGTAAGAGAACAAGCCAAAATTCCCGTTTGCGATACAGTTTCACAGGGACTCCCGAACGGATATAGGCTAGCATTTAATCACACAAAGAGTATTAAGTAAAACAATAATGGGAATCGTTGCTGAGAGCTTCAGCCGGGTTGCTGGAGGTTGACGAATGTTGGTAAAAAGATAACTTAAAGATAATTAAAGTATACCAACCCAAGCGCATCTAATCAACCATTTTTTCCGCCGGGTGCATCCCCAGCAGGCTCCTCAGCAACACCGCAGCGGCCCGTTTATCCAGCGGTTCGTTGTTGTTGCCGCACTTCGGGGACTGGATACAGGCCGGGCAGCCGGACTCGCAGGGGCACTCCTCTATGGTTTTCAGAGTGGCTTCCCATAGCTGGATGATAATCTCGTAGCCCTTCTCGGCGATGCCGACACCGCCGGCGTGGGCGTCGTAGATAAAGATGGTGGCCGAGCCGGTATCCGGGTGCAGGGGAGTCGACAACCCGCCGATGTCGTTCCGGTCGCACAGGGCGTAAAGCGGTAGGATGCCGATGGCGGCGTGCTCGACGGCGTGAAGGCCTCCGGCCAGGTCGAGCGCCCCGGTGATCTTCTGAGTCAGGTGTTCCGGCACCTCGAACCAGACGGCCACCGTTTCGAATTTCTGCGGCGGCAAAGACAGCGGCTCTTCACCCAAGACCTCCTCGGTGAATTGGGCCTTTCGCTTGAAGCCGATGACGGTCACCGTCACCTCGACCTCGCCGAGATGAACGGGAACGCCCCGGATGAAGACCGAACGCAGGGTCTTCTTGACCT
It contains:
- a CDS encoding glycerol-3-phosphate acyltransferase; the protein is MAIILALAAAYLVGSVPLAYLMGRWIKHIDIRQVGSKNMGTMNTFYEVGFLPGLLVMTFDIGKGAVAIAIARALDTPQLVELLAGVFAVLGHVLPVWLKFKGGKGGATCIGALVFLMPWGVPIYAAAFGLFLLITRFPTFSYSAAFVIFPVIGWLIYHSVVFVIYPAVLLAIPGFQYIVRVKQIGEKSTSLKDAIFRKSLRDRR
- the topA gene encoding type I DNA topoisomerase; its protein translation is MATDKKLVIVESPAKARTLAKFLGSGYTLKASMGHVRDLPKSKLGVDVDHDFNPQYLNMRDKLAILKELKEAAKKAGAVYLATDPDREGEAIAWHLKEAACTPSVPCRRVTFHEITREAIAAAFKSPREVNMNLVNAQQARRILDRLVGYKLSPLLWQKVRRGLSAGRVQSVALRIIVDREREILGFKADEYWTIEAELSKLVPSTPKSFKAILIGSGDKKKISIGTGTAASDIVADLKPAEYSVARVTSKDSPRQPAPPFITSSLQQEAYRKLRFSARQTMAVAQQLYEGLPVGAEGSVGLITYMRTDSTHVAASAIAETRDFIAEKFGSGFLPKTARLFARQVKGAQEAHEAIRPTSTRREPAAIKEYLEPNQFKLYQLIWQRMVASQMAAAVFENVTIDIDARKTPSKTRYTLRAQSSRNTFPGFMALYTEGRDEEEEAKTPPLPPLSEGELLKLLDPKASVSPEQHFTQPPPRFTEATLVKTLEQFGIGRPSTYAPILGVVQEREYVTKEKGAFKPTELGMAVSDLLVQQFPEVIDTGFTAQMEDRLDKVADEGLDWVKVVRDFYVPFEKDLSTAEEQLERVPMPVEVSEDCCPQCAKEKLLIKIGRFGKYMECPACGFRQSFRIRTGVMCPNCPEKGEIIGRYTKKGKLFYGCSAFPKHSFAMNARPLPEPCPKCGGLMGELKPGQKSCQNPECADYKGKRFLRRSKTASTSPRSRSVSTGSKTAAAVKRTKAGQNKSRPEEK
- the recJ gene encoding single-stranded-DNA-specific exonuclease RecJ codes for the protein MRGARWQVASTEVPPELAGRYPALMVRIMAGRGIRTLEAAELFLAGDARLSHDPMLLPDIHPAMARIYRAILTGERIAVYGDFDTDGITATALMVTGLRCLGAEVKPYIPHRLTEGYGLKTEALKKLADEGVTLVVSVDCGITAVNEVKAARGLGLDIVVTDHHLPLEALPPAVAVIDPKRADSSYPFQELAGVGVAFKVVEALFAGMGRPLPKEHFLELTAIGTIADIMPLTGENRYLVKEGLKHLNDHPSPGLQQIINLSHLRAGQLNSESISWTVAPRLNAAGRLEHAMAGYELLMAPSAAEAGDLAAMLEDRNAERQRLTAKFVTRAREKVLSGPLPLLLFVEDEECPPGILGLVAGRLTDEFYRPSIVVRREDGAAIASCRSIPGFNITEAIDRCGHLLSHYGGHAQAAGFSLGSEKLPELSRLISEIAAKQMASVDLQPILMIDAEARLHELGGNMYQVLNRLAPFGEGNRPPLFVSKCVTVTDYRTMGANQEHIKMRLTQGGAVWEAVAFRQAEELKKVLPDPVDVVYNLELDKFNGRETLRLNIVDFAPAS
- the fabF gene encoding beta-ketoacyl-ACP synthase II, which encodes MTDNRLKPDYARRVVITGIGMVSPLGLDTATTWDGLTNGKNGIENLTLFDASPLETHFGGECKGFEPGNYINKKDVRRMDRFAQLAVAAARMAVDESKIDVAARGDEIGVIVGSGIGGLTTLFDQARVYIEKGPSKVSPFLIPMMISDIAAAQIAISMGLKGPNFCTTSACSSGSDAIGTAYESIREGRADTMLAGGSESGMNLLAFAAFNALNALSTANDDPHHASRPFDAGRTGFVMSEGATVVVLEELNTALARGANIYAEVIGYGSSCDAFHIVQPIETGEGAARAMRMAIKRAGIDPTEIDYINAHGTSTQLNDKMETSAIKQVLGDHAYKVSISSTKSMLGHLIGGAGAIECAICALTIKNGIIPPTINYTTPDPDCDLDYTPNVAKHKEVRTTLSNSFGFGGHNSVLILRKYE
- the dprA gene encoding DNA-processing protein DprA, which gives rise to MSELSLTACHVGFSLIPGIGRVRLSLLENHFGDLATAWRAEVPELAMSGIDSGTLKAIAYWRPRIDPERELEKAANSGVQVLTVADKGYPSRLKEIYDYPPVLYVKGGILPEDELSVAVVGTRKPTVYGRQVTEELVTELTRNRITIASGLARGIDTIAHQTAIKNGGRTIAVMGSGVNIIYPSENAALAKQILENGALISECAIDAGPRPENFPRRNRILSGLTLGTLVTEAGEGSGALITADYALEQDREVFAVPGSILSPQSSGTNRLIQQGAKLVRRAGDVLEELNVRAVAGQLEFKEVLPENDTEQQLIKYLGVEPVHIDEICRSSGMPTPLVSSTLAMMELKGMVKQTGGMNYCRTRQIKENLS